One Erythrobacter aureus DNA segment encodes these proteins:
- a CDS encoding potassium transporter Kup translates to MNDTAQAQDPVPEGRLSKAGHGHGHGASKGALAIGAIGIVFGDIGTSPLYAFRETFSGAANIAIDRMHVLGVVSLIFWSMLIVVAIQYVTILMRADNKGQGGSLALVALLSRHIGKSRWGWLVVLLGVFATSLFYGDSMITPAISVLSAVEGLTVVDEGLTSYVIPIALVLLVCLFLLQRRGTAKVGALFAPVMIVWFLTLGGLGLNQIVQNPDILWALNPYYAVMFFVTDGFIAFLAMGAVVLAVTGSEALYSDMGHFGRGPMRLSWFGFVMPCLLLNYLGQGAMIAGLPPEQAAAVVKNPFFLLASEEFRLPLVILATVATFIASQAVISGAFSITHQAMQLGFMPRLSIRHTSETEAGQIYIPVVNWALMVAVVILVLTFQSSSNLASAYGIAVTGAVTIDTLLMGVLFVGVWKWKWWYAAPVVIFFLIIDGAYFAANLFKVPDGGWFPLVVGLVAFTLLTTWARGRKLMRDRMSETALPIEIFAKSAKNSATRVPGTAIFMASQTAGVPSALLHNIKHNKVLHERVVILTVLIADAPYVDPEERCEYHDLGDGFYRAILHYGFMEETDVPQGLKKMQRCGGEFDMMHTSFFLSRQTLLASDKPGMPIWREKIFAWMLRNAATAMDFFRLPTNRVVELGSQVEI, encoded by the coding sequence ATGAACGACACCGCGCAAGCGCAAGACCCGGTCCCCGAAGGTAGGCTTTCCAAAGCGGGGCACGGCCATGGGCACGGTGCGTCGAAAGGCGCACTGGCGATCGGGGCGATCGGTATCGTCTTCGGCGATATCGGGACGAGCCCGCTTTATGCTTTTCGCGAAACCTTTTCCGGCGCGGCGAATATCGCGATCGACCGGATGCACGTGCTTGGCGTGGTCAGCCTGATCTTCTGGTCGATGCTAATCGTGGTGGCGATCCAGTATGTCACCATCCTGATGCGTGCGGACAATAAGGGGCAGGGCGGCAGCCTGGCCCTGGTCGCGCTGCTCAGCCGTCATATCGGCAAGTCCCGGTGGGGCTGGCTGGTCGTACTTCTGGGCGTGTTCGCCACCTCGCTGTTCTATGGCGACAGCATGATTACGCCCGCGATTTCGGTGCTCTCGGCGGTCGAAGGGCTAACCGTGGTCGATGAAGGTCTGACCTCCTACGTCATCCCCATCGCCCTCGTTCTGCTCGTATGCCTGTTCCTTCTGCAACGGCGGGGCACCGCGAAAGTCGGAGCTCTGTTCGCGCCGGTCATGATCGTCTGGTTCCTCACGCTCGGCGGTCTCGGGCTCAACCAGATCGTTCAGAACCCCGACATTCTGTGGGCGCTCAACCCCTACTACGCGGTGATGTTTTTCGTAACCGACGGGTTCATTGCCTTTCTCGCGATGGGCGCGGTTGTCCTGGCGGTGACGGGGTCTGAAGCCCTCTATTCGGATATGGGGCATTTCGGCCGCGGGCCGATGCGTTTGTCGTGGTTTGGCTTCGTCATGCCGTGCCTGCTGCTCAACTATCTCGGGCAGGGCGCGATGATCGCGGGCCTTCCGCCGGAGCAGGCGGCGGCAGTGGTCAAAAACCCGTTCTTCCTCCTGGCCAGCGAGGAGTTCCGTCTGCCGCTGGTGATTCTCGCCACGGTCGCCACTTTCATCGCCAGCCAAGCGGTGATCTCGGGTGCCTTCAGCATCACCCATCAGGCGATGCAATTGGGCTTCATGCCGCGCCTGTCGATTCGCCACACCAGCGAGACCGAGGCCGGGCAAATCTACATCCCGGTTGTGAATTGGGCTTTGATGGTGGCGGTTGTCATCCTGGTGCTCACTTTCCAGAGCTCATCCAATCTTGCGAGCGCTTACGGTATCGCCGTAACGGGTGCGGTCACCATCGACACGCTGCTGATGGGCGTTCTGTTCGTGGGCGTGTGGAAATGGAAGTGGTGGTACGCGGCGCCGGTCGTGATCTTCTTCCTGATTATCGATGGGGCGTATTTCGCGGCGAACCTGTTCAAGGTTCCAGATGGCGGCTGGTTCCCGCTGGTCGTCGGCCTTGTCGCCTTCACCTTGCTCACCACCTGGGCGCGCGGGCGCAAACTGATGCGCGACCGCATGAGCGAGACCGCGCTGCCGATCGAAATCTTCGCCAAAAGCGCCAAGAATTCCGCCACTCGCGTGCCGGGCACCGCCATCTTCATGGCCAGCCAGACGGCCGGGGTGCCTTCCGCCCTGCTGCACAATATCAAGCACAACAAGGTGCTGCATGAACGCGTGGTGATCCTGACCGTGCTGATCGCCGATGCGCCCTATGTCGATCCCGAGGAACGCTGCGAATATCACGATCTCGGCGACGGCTTCTATCGCGCCATCCTGCATTATGGCTTCATGGAAGAGACCGACGTGCCTCAGGGGCTGAAGAAGATGCAGCGTTGTGGCGGTGAATTCGATATGATGCACACCAGCTTCTTCCTGTCGCGCCAGACGCTGCTGGCCAGCGACAAGCCCGGCATGCCGATCTGGCGCGAGAAAATCTTCGCCTGGATGCTGCGCAATGCCGCCACTGCAATGGATTTCTTCCGCCTGCCGACCAACCGGGTGGTCGAACTGGGCAGCCAGGTGGAGATTTAG